The Methanosphaera stadtmanae DSM 3091 genome includes a window with the following:
- a CDS encoding TrkH family potassium uptake protein: MNSFTINKIKTNELKTIGHYTGYVCIVIGLFMIIPIICAIIFHDEVKYLNSFVSSSIICVAIGFLLWVGFSKKNLTHLSLKGSLIFVLSIWGLTALAAGLPYVISGDLNILDAFFEGMSGITTTGFSLLPPCEHPFSVAIWASLTQWLGGLGIIVLLLVVVPSSVSLKRLYFAEGRTEQMTPNIKHTTIIFIKLYLLLTSIGIILYLLAGLNLFDAICYCFCGIATGGFSVHPASVQYFQTPIIQLITMCIMILGGLNFVVIYRVIKGAWRNLYKDIEIKAFAFLVISSTLLIGLSLYFQGFYNHDILIILRHSLFQVVSVITSTGFSSTSIDNWSPLCYTVLILLMFTGSSICSTSGGIKLYNIVILFKAIWWEVKSMILPKNTIIIKKVFHDNKYRDVSDKTIKTILIYVISYILIFIASFIVIAIFCNDFQIAFTITASSLGNTGLAPTYLSVSTPLIVKIVMIIDFWAGRIGVWPLLLSIVYTTNIIQGKIEEHRE, encoded by the coding sequence ATGAACTCATTTACTATAAATAAAATAAAAACAAATGAACTTAAAACAATTGGTCATTATACTGGCTATGTATGTATAGTTATTGGACTATTTATGATAATTCCAATAATATGTGCAATAATATTTCATGATGAAGTAAAATACTTGAATTCATTTGTATCTTCTTCAATTATATGTGTAGCAATTGGATTTTTATTATGGGTTGGTTTTAGTAAAAAAAACTTAACACACCTATCCTTAAAAGGATCCCTAATTTTTGTTCTGAGTATATGGGGACTAACAGCATTAGCAGCAGGTCTTCCATATGTCATTTCTGGAGATTTAAATATACTCGATGCTTTTTTTGAAGGAATGTCTGGTATTACAACAACAGGATTTTCTCTCCTTCCACCATGTGAACATCCATTTTCTGTTGCAATATGGGCTTCATTAACACAATGGCTTGGAGGATTAGGTATCATAGTTTTATTACTTGTTGTTGTTCCATCATCTGTGAGTTTAAAAAGATTATACTTTGCAGAGGGAAGAACAGAACAAATGACACCTAATATAAAACATACAACAATAATCTTTATAAAATTATATTTACTATTAACATCAATTGGAATTATATTATACCTACTAGCAGGACTAAATCTATTTGATGCAATATGTTATTGTTTCTGTGGAATTGCAACAGGTGGTTTTTCTGTACATCCAGCAAGTGTACAATACTTTCAAACACCAATTATACAACTTATAACAATGTGTATTATGATATTAGGTGGTTTAAACTTTGTAGTAATATATCGTGTTATTAAAGGTGCATGGAGAAATCTTTACAAAGACATTGAAATTAAAGCATTTGCATTTCTTGTAATATCTTCAACATTACTTATTGGATTATCATTATATTTCCAAGGATTCTACAATCACGATATATTAATTATACTTAGACATTCACTATTTCAAGTTGTGTCAGTTATTACATCAACAGGTTTTTCCAGTACAAGTATTGATAATTGGTCACCACTTTGTTATACAGTTCTGATATTATTAATGTTTACTGGAAGTTCCATATGTTCTACTAGTGGAGGAATTAAGCTATATAATATAGTTATACTCTTTAAAGCAATATGGTGGGAAGTTAAAAGTATGATACTTCCAAAAAATACCATTATAATTAAAAAAGTATTCCATGATAATAAGTACCGTGATGTATCAGATAAAACTATAAAAACAATACTCATCTATGTAATATCATACATTCTTATATTCATAGCGAGTTTTATAGTAATAGCAATCTTTTGTAATGACTTCCAGATAGCATTTACAATTACAGCTTCATCCCTTGGTAATACTGGACTTGCACCAACATATCTTTCAGTATCAACACCACTTATTGTGAAAATTGTTATGATTATAGATTTCTGGGCAGGTAGGATTGGAGTATGGCCATTATTACTATCAATAGTATATACAACCAACATAATTCAAGGAAAAATAGAAGAACATAGAGAATAA
- a CDS encoding TM1802 family CRISPR-associated protein produces MNNLTIEHRYVLDEILVSDDKKSAYLLGFLTRKLTHIEYKNLEKTPFLNKIYDINLSHEKIRAIYPVMINEIRKYDAIFKELEEEASISLLKSDKNWNISDEETSFYFTLGYTLGSASNYKREVNDKEIT; encoded by the coding sequence ATGAATAATTTAACTATAGAACATAGGTATGTTCTCGATGAAATTTTAGTAAGTGATGATAAAAAATCTGCATACTTACTTGGATTTTTAACAAGAAAATTAACGCATATTGAATATAAGAATCTAGAAAAAACACCATTTCTAAATAAAATTTATGATATAAATCTAAGTCATGAAAAAATAAGGGCAATATATCCTGTTATGATTAATGAAATTCGTAAATATGATGCTATATTTAAGGAACTTGAAGAAGAAGCATCAATATCACTTCTTAAATCTGATAAAAATTGGAATATTTCTGATGAAGAAACAAGTTTCTACTTTACTTTAGGTTATACATTAGGTAGTGCATCTAATTATAAACGTGAAGTAAATGATAAAGAAATAACTTAA
- a CDS encoding potassium channel family protein: MNFLNIHISEENRKLFTEIKNFILIIVTVIDLIFIFIITIYNVSYDELLFMSIFDLFVCFLLFLNLITIYRKSDKNLLDFIKTHVIDILSMIPFNFIFLRFFAVFRLVRLISLLQLFQIFKIYALRRFDYGSLKYFVQNRLLKVLTFILVFYTILSSIILQNIDPSFTNFFDSLWYNIVTLSGVGYGDITPISTEGKLIGIITIIMGVLFLSIFTAAMSSLYMEKPEEKTRLLVKSYIKHLKNRNRSLQKKVDSLDRDVEELQTKLDEITQILKDNIDNQKYEKEEDS; this comes from the coding sequence ATGAATTTTTTAAATATACATATATCTGAGGAAAATAGGAAATTATTTACTGAAATAAAAAATTTCATATTGATTATTGTTACAGTTATAGATTTAATATTTATATTTATAATAACAATATACAATGTTTCCTATGATGAATTGTTATTCATGTCTATCTTTGATTTATTTGTATGTTTTTTATTGTTTCTTAATCTGATTACTATATATAGAAAGTCTGATAAAAATTTATTAGATTTTATAAAAACACATGTTATAGATATACTTTCAATGATACCATTTAATTTCATATTTTTAAGATTTTTTGCAGTATTTAGACTTGTTCGTTTAATAAGTCTATTACAATTATTTCAAATATTTAAGATATATGCTCTTAGAAGATTTGATTATGGGTCTTTAAAATATTTTGTTCAAAATAGATTATTAAAAGTATTAACATTTATTTTAGTATTTTATACAATATTATCTTCTATAATACTTCAAAATATTGATCCATCATTTACAAACTTCTTTGATTCATTATGGTATAATATTGTAACATTGTCTGGTGTTGGTTATGGTGATATTACTCCAATATCAACTGAAGGTAAATTAATTGGTATTATAACTATAATAATGGGGGTGTTGTTTTTAAGTATTTTTACTGCTGCAATGTCTTCATTGTATATGGAAAAACCAGAGGAAAAAACTCGTCTTTTAGTTAAATCATATATTAAACATCTAAAAAATAGAAATAGATCTCTACAAAAAAAAGTTGATAGTCTTGATAGGGATGTTGAGGAATTACAAACTAAGTTAGATGAGATTACACAAATACTTAAGGATAATATTGATAATCAAAAATATGAAAAAGAGGAGGATTCATAG